A stretch of Geomonas oryzisoli DNA encodes these proteins:
- a CDS encoding CsbD family protein, whose translation MKPSTKEQGKGKMHELKGQVKETAGKATRNVSMEQQGRGEKITGKVEKNVGKAEKKLEK comes from the coding sequence ATGAAACCGAGTACGAAAGAGCAAGGCAAAGGGAAAATGCATGAGTTGAAAGGACAGGTAAAAGAAACGGCTGGAAAGGCCACCCGCAACGTTTCAATGGAGCAACAGGGCAGGGGGGAAAAGATCACCGGCAAGGTCGAGAAGAACGTCGGTAAGGCGGAGAAAAAACTGGAGAAATAG
- a CDS encoding Thivi_2564 family membrane protein, whose amino-acid sequence MPLVHVVLVLIVVGVLLWLVNTYIPMAGSIKSILNAVVVIVVVLWLLNVFGLMGNLTKLRVGK is encoded by the coding sequence ATGCCCTTGGTACACGTAGTACTGGTGCTGATCGTGGTCGGGGTCCTGCTGTGGCTGGTGAACACCTACATCCCCATGGCCGGATCGATCAAGTCGATACTGAACGCGGTCGTCGTCATCGTGGTAGTGCTCTGGCTTTTGAACGTTTTCGGACTCATGGGCAACCTGACGAAACTCAGGGTGGGGAAGTGA
- a CDS encoding lmo0937 family membrane protein → MLWTIVVILLVLWLLGLVTSYTLGGFIHLLLVIAIIIVILNLIQGRRPL, encoded by the coding sequence ATGCTTTGGACCATCGTAGTGATACTTCTGGTACTGTGGCTGCTTGGGCTGGTGACGAGCTACACCCTGGGTGGATTCATTCACCTGCTGCTGGTTATTGCCATCATCATCGTTATACTGAACCTGATACAGGGACGCAGGCCACTGTGA
- a CDS encoding sensor domain-containing protein, whose protein sequence is MSGAVGTKSSPRIRSEKSSSKKVAKAARLPGKDLAAELKLYTDLYENAPVAHLTLDRFGVIHAVNLTGAEMLGVERAFLLGRNFADLFSESSRPPLAEFFERLLASNQRSSCNALLSDAGNALQQLRIEALPCRDGSEIRLALIGITESERAAKALQISEARYRGLFEAAKDGIMLVDAMTGEIYDVNPFLIEMLGYPREELVGRLLWEVPPLSTMAAGETEFAVLQHRDYLHNDDLRLVTRDGRSLIVEVVVTGYRIDRSKVLQFNIRDITVRKNAEDALLKSEEQCRTIVSNINEYVYSVRFEDGDIKSVYHSPKCLDITGYSPEEYYRDPLLWFTMIHEEDRNQVVQFLNSIFAGEDQDPIRHRIVHKDGSIRWILNNCAVQRTRKGNRVTISRLDGFILDITEIKRAEENIFFLAHHDPLTKLPNRSTLYARIEDVLRVAQKTRTSVALLFLDIDGFKQINDSMGHDVGDRLLQSVARKLGDCTRSCDVVARLGGDEFVVVLWDCGANQTSVVAEKIVNAGFPLQGTNVVVTPSIGISLYPEDGKDYLALLKHADIAMYHAKKCGGNNFQFFTHKLNEMAHERFALEAELRHALEHEEFVLHYQPKVDLATGHFRSMEALIRWQHPVRGLIMPEHFIQIAEESGLLHQISKWIIPTVCRQLRQWQQQGLGQVSAAVNLSASFFQHRDFEETIEASLLETGIPPESLELELTEATIMSDPQRVLGSMAAMKALGLQLSIDDFGTGYSSLSYLKKLPVDKLKIDQSFIRNIARDNDNAAVVRAVISIGRSMQLKVIAEGVENASQLAWLQAEGSEEAQGYYFSRPVPVQKMTALLKENANFLHNPRGRMQAKQL, encoded by the coding sequence ATGAGCGGAGCAGTAGGGACGAAGAGCAGCCCCAGGATTCGTTCCGAAAAGAGCAGCTCGAAAAAGGTCGCCAAGGCGGCGCGCCTTCCCGGCAAAGATCTTGCCGCAGAACTCAAGCTGTACACCGACCTTTATGAGAACGCGCCGGTTGCCCACCTCACCCTGGACCGTTTCGGGGTGATCCACGCCGTCAACCTTACCGGGGCGGAGATGCTCGGGGTGGAGCGGGCCTTCCTCCTCGGGCGTAACTTCGCCGACCTGTTCAGCGAGAGCTCGCGCCCTCCCCTGGCCGAGTTTTTCGAACGCCTGCTCGCCTCCAACCAGAGAAGCTCCTGCAACGCACTCCTGTCCGATGCCGGCAACGCCCTGCAACAGCTGAGGATCGAAGCGCTTCCCTGTCGCGACGGCTCCGAGATCAGGCTCGCCCTGATCGGTATCACCGAAAGCGAAAGGGCCGCCAAGGCGCTGCAGATCTCCGAGGCGCGCTATCGGGGTCTGTTCGAGGCAGCCAAGGACGGCATCATGCTCGTCGATGCCATGACCGGCGAGATCTACGATGTCAATCCGTTCCTCATCGAGATGCTGGGATACCCGCGGGAAGAGTTGGTGGGGAGGCTACTCTGGGAAGTCCCGCCGCTGTCGACAATGGCGGCCGGCGAAACCGAGTTCGCCGTGCTCCAGCACCGCGATTACCTGCACAACGACGACCTGCGCCTGGTCACCCGCGACGGCCGCAGCTTGATCGTAGAGGTTGTCGTCACCGGCTACCGCATCGACCGGAGCAAGGTGCTGCAGTTCAACATCCGGGACATCACCGTCCGCAAGAACGCCGAAGACGCACTGCTGAAGAGCGAAGAGCAGTGCCGCACCATCGTGAGCAACATCAACGAGTACGTCTACAGCGTCCGTTTCGAGGACGGAGACATCAAGTCCGTCTACCACAGCCCCAAGTGCCTGGACATCACCGGCTACAGTCCGGAGGAGTACTACCGGGATCCCCTCTTGTGGTTCACCATGATCCACGAGGAGGACCGCAACCAGGTGGTCCAGTTCCTGAACAGCATCTTCGCCGGCGAAGACCAGGACCCGATCCGGCACCGGATCGTGCACAAGGACGGCTCGATACGCTGGATCCTCAACAACTGCGCGGTGCAGCGCACCCGCAAGGGGAACCGGGTCACCATCTCGCGCCTGGACGGCTTCATCCTCGACATCACCGAGATCAAGCGCGCCGAGGAGAACATCTTCTTCCTCGCCCACCACGACCCGCTCACCAAGCTGCCCAACCGCAGCACCCTCTACGCGAGGATCGAGGACGTCCTCAGGGTGGCCCAGAAAACGCGGACCAGCGTGGCCCTTTTGTTCCTGGACATCGACGGGTTCAAGCAGATCAACGATTCCATGGGGCACGACGTGGGGGACCGGCTGCTGCAATCGGTAGCACGCAAGCTTGGTGACTGCACCCGCTCCTGTGACGTGGTGGCCCGGTTGGGCGGCGACGAGTTCGTGGTGGTGCTCTGGGACTGCGGGGCAAACCAAACCAGCGTCGTGGCTGAGAAGATCGTCAACGCCGGGTTCCCGTTGCAGGGAACCAACGTAGTCGTGACCCCCAGCATCGGCATCAGCCTCTACCCCGAGGACGGCAAAGATTACCTGGCCCTTTTGAAGCACGCCGACATCGCCATGTACCACGCCAAGAAATGTGGCGGAAACAACTTCCAGTTCTTCACCCACAAGCTGAACGAGATGGCGCACGAACGCTTCGCCCTGGAAGCCGAGTTGCGCCACGCACTGGAACATGAGGAATTCGTGCTGCACTACCAGCCCAAGGTGGACCTCGCCACCGGCCATTTCCGCAGCATGGAGGCCCTGATCCGCTGGCAGCACCCGGTACGCGGCCTGATCATGCCGGAGCATTTCATCCAGATCGCCGAGGAGAGCGGCCTTCTGCACCAGATCAGCAAGTGGATCATCCCGACGGTGTGCCGCCAGCTCCGGCAATGGCAGCAGCAGGGACTGGGGCAGGTGTCCGCCGCGGTCAACCTCTCGGCGAGCTTCTTCCAGCACCGCGACTTCGAGGAGACCATCGAGGCTTCGCTGCTGGAAACCGGGATCCCCCCGGAGTCCCTGGAACTGGAACTCACCGAGGCGACCATCATGAGCGACCCGCAGCGGGTGCTGGGGAGCATGGCGGCCATGAAGGCGCTCGGGCTCCAGCTCTCCATCGACGATTTCGGCACCGGTTATTCCAGCCTCAGCTATCTGAAAAAACTGCCGGTGGACAAGCTCAAGATCGACCAGTCCTTCATCCGCAACATCGCCCGGGACAACGACAATGCGGCCGTGGTCCGGGCGGTGATCAGCATCGGGCGCAGCATGCAGCTCAAGGTGATCGCCGAGGGGGTGGAAAACGCCTCGCAGCTCGCCTGGCTGCAGGCCGAGGGGAGCGAGGAGGCGCAGGGGTACTATTTCAGCCGCCCCGTGCCGGTGCAGAAGATGACGGCTCTGCTCAAGGAAAACGCGAACTTCCTGCACAACCCGCGGGGCCGGATGCAGGCCAAACAGCTCTAA